A genomic stretch from Lathyrus oleraceus cultivar Zhongwan6 chromosome 2, CAAS_Psat_ZW6_1.0, whole genome shotgun sequence includes:
- the LOC127123331 gene encoding uncharacterized protein LOC127123331: MYRQNFLYDDHFQYFEESQDSYKFDLEILMEDFIATQTHSRIESIMECFTPLGPFPEKHADVVTITSEKSTENSKKSDEDEGSGEKRVEIEKDPPTPPEREVVEEVEKEALCVVPPPYKSPIPFPRRSVEVKVDPKSERYEELLENIHTNAPLFEIMSKKRKLEDCETRELISIKKGKLDFKVVDEKIEPKFEKLALRIEPEPPP, from the exons ATGTATCGCCAAAATTTTCTCTACGATGATCACTTCCAGTATTTTGAGGAATCACAAGATTCCTATAAATTCGACCtggaaatattaatggaggatttcattgCGACGCAAACTCACTCTAGGATAGAATCTATTATGGAATGCTTT ACACCTCTAGGACCATTCCCTGAGAAACATGCGGATGTTGTAACAATCACCAGTGAAAAATCTACCGAAAATTCTAAGAAGAGTGATGAGGATGAGGGTTCAGGTGAGAAAAGAGTAGAGATTGAGAAAGATCCACCGACACCACCCGAAAGGGAGGTTGTTGAAGAGGTAGAGAAGGAAGCATTGTGTGTTGTTCCTCCTCCCTATAAATCACCAATTCCTTTCCCGCGAAGGTCTGTGGAAGTTAAGGTAGACCCCAAATCCGAAAGGTATGAGGAGTTATTGgaaaatatccacaccaatgcacCTTTATTTGAGATCATGAGTAAGAAGAGAAAATTAGAAGACTGTGAAACTAGGGAACTCATTAGTATTAAAAAGGGCAAGTTAGACTTTAAGGTGGTGGATGAAAAAATTGAACCCAAATTTGAAAAGCTAGCTCTCAGGATAGAGCCAGAACCACCACCATAA